In Thauera aromatica K172, one DNA window encodes the following:
- a CDS encoding anthranilate synthase component II has product MRLLMIDNYDSFTYNLVQYFGELGARVKVFRNDEITLGQIEAMKPEHLVISPGPCTPAEAGISVAAIQAFAGRLPILGVCLGHQSIGAAFGGRIVHARKLMHGKTSAVHHLDVGVFRGLPDPLTCTRYHSLAIERSTLPDCLEVTAWTDDGEIMGIRHKTLDVEGVQFHPESILTECGHALLQNFLDRSAPLPAAA; this is encoded by the coding sequence ATGAGACTCCTGATGATCGACAACTACGACAGCTTCACCTACAACCTCGTGCAGTACTTCGGCGAACTCGGCGCCCGGGTCAAGGTGTTCCGCAACGACGAAATCACCCTCGGCCAGATCGAGGCGATGAAGCCCGAGCACCTCGTGATCTCGCCCGGCCCGTGCACTCCGGCCGAAGCCGGCATTTCGGTGGCGGCGATCCAGGCCTTCGCCGGCCGCCTGCCGATCCTCGGCGTCTGCCTCGGTCACCAGAGCATCGGTGCCGCCTTCGGCGGACGCATCGTCCATGCCAGGAAGCTCATGCACGGCAAGACCTCGGCCGTGCACCACCTCGACGTCGGGGTGTTCCGCGGCCTCCCCGACCCGCTCACGTGCACCCGCTACCACTCGCTCGCCATCGAACGGTCCACCCTGCCGGACTGTCTGGAAGTCACCGCGTGGACCGACGACGGCGAAATCATGGGGATACGCCACAAGACCCTCGACGTCGAGGGGGTGCAGTTCCACCCCGAGTCGATCCTCACCGAATGCGGCCACGCGCTGCTGCAGAACTTCCTCGACCGCAGCGCGCCCCTGCCCGCCGCCGCCTGA